Genomic segment of Pseudothermotoga sp.:
GTTCTGGGCCCAGTTAGTAAATACATCTACGGTCATTTCATAGAGCACCTTGGTAGATGCATCTATGGTGGTATCTATGATGAAAATTCTCCTCTTTCAGATGAGCGTGGTTTCAGAAGAGATGTTCTCGAATCCGTTAAAAAAATCAGAGTCTCGATATTGAGGTGGCCAGGAGGAAATTTTGCTTCGAATTATCATTGGGAAGATGGCATAGGACCAAAAGCATCAAGGCCTGTCAGATTCGATCTCGCTTGGCAGAGAGAAGAATCAAATAGGTTCGGTACAGACGAGTTCATAGAATACTGTAGAGAAATAGGAGCAGAACCTTATATTTGCATCAATATGGGTACTGGAACCTTAGATGAAGCCTTGCGTTGGTTGGAATATTGTAACGGAAAAGGGAACACGTATTATGCACAGCTGAGGACGAAGTTTGGTCATTCTGAACCGTACGATGTGAAGTTTTGGGGTATTGGCAACGAAATGTACGGCGAGTGGCAAATTGGCCACATGAAAGCAGAGGAATATGCGAGGAAAGCCAGAGAATATGCAAAATGGATGAAGGTTTTTGATCCCTCGATAAAAACCATTCTTGTAGGTTGCGATGATCCCACCTGGAACTTAGAAGTTCTGAATACTGCTGGCGACATCATGGATTACATTTCTTATCATTTTTACACAGGATGTGAAGATTATTATGGTACAGTCGCCACGGTGTACTTGCTCAAAGAAAGGTTGTTGGGGCTCAAAAAGTTGATCGATATGAGTCGCGCCAGAAGAAAAGATATCATAAAGATCGCTTTGGATGAATGGAACGTTTGGTACAGGGTCGTAGACAACCAGCTCGAAGAACCGTACGAATTTAAGGATGGTATCTTCGTGTGTGGGGTGTTGATAACACTACAGAAAATGAGTGATATAGTTCCTATAGCAAATTTGGCGCAACTTGTGAATGTTTTAGGCGCGATACACACCGAAAAAAGTGGTCTGTACCTCACTCCCGTGTATAAGGCATTCGAGCTGATCGTTAACCATTCAGGATCTATGCTTGTAGAAACACATGTTGAAAGCGAAACGTACGATGTGGAAAGCGTTATGTTTTTCAACAAAACTCCCTTTTCTCTATCGAACGTGCCTTATTTGGATGCCTCTGCAACTATCTCCGAGGACGGAAAAAAGTTGTATGTGACCGTCATCAACTATAAAAAGGATGAAGCTTTGAGAGTACCGATCAAAGTTGAGGGGGTTGACAAAAGGATAGCAAAAATGTACACATTAACAGGTCCAGATGTACATGCTCGCAACAGTTTTGAGAATCCAGACGTTGTTAGCATACTGGAAGAAGCAATTTTGGTCGATGAGAACTTTAACCTCACCTTGAGGCCTTCCTCATGCTCGGTAATCGAGATGAATCTCGTTTGAAAAGAGGTGAGCACATGTACGAAGTGGAGAAAAAGCAGTTGTACGAAGCACACTTGGCATTGGAGAAATACGGCTTGGTTTCATACACGAGTGGTAATGTGAGTGTTAGGGTGAATGACCATGTCATAATCAAGCCATCGGGTGTTCCGTATTCTCAACTCAAACCGGAAGATTTCGTGGTCGTTGATCTTTCGGGAAACGTGATCGAAGCCAGTAAAAAACCATCGATAGACACGGCAACTCATTTGTATCTCTACAGAAATGTGAGCTGGGCACGCTCCATCGTTCATACTCATTCAACTTTCTCTACCGTATGGGCGGTCATTGAAAGACCGATACCTGTGTTGTGCACCGCGCACGCCGATGTTTTTGGAGAAGAAATCCCGTTGACGGAGTATGCGTCCGTTGGATCTGAAGCCATAGGTAAGGCCGTTCTGAAAGTGATGGGACGTTCTGGCGCGGTGCTGTTGAGGAAACACGGAGTGATGGTTCTTGGAACGAGCATAGAGGATGCACTTAAAAAAGCGATATTCCTCGAAGAAGTGGCTAAGATTGCGTACTTCGCCAACTTGATGACCATTCCAGTGCCATTAACCAATGTGGAAGTTGAGAAACTCTTTGAGCAGTACCACAGTAGGTACGGGCAAAGAAGAGAAACTGGGAGTTAGAATATAAGAAAACCGCATGAAGGAGGTAGATCGTGATGCAAGCACGGACGACTGTGGGGTTACTCGTGGGGAACAGGGGATTCTTTCCAGGTTCACTCGTGGAGGAAGGTAGAAAGAGGATTCTGAAAGTGCTCAACGAGATGGGAGCGAATGTGATAACTCTCAGTCCTGCAGACACCAAGTACGGTGCGGTTGAAAACCTGAAGGACGCAGAAAAGTGTGCAAAGCTCTTTAGAGATCACGCGGATAAAATCGATGGCATCATAGTGACGCTTCCAAATTTCGGCGATGAAGGTTCGGCAGCGTTGGCAATACGCATGTCCGGTTTGGACGTACCAGTTTTGGTCCACGCTTTTGCTGACGAACTTGGAAAAATGGATGTGAGCCACAGGCGCGATTCTTTCTGCGGGAAGATATCTCTGTGCAACAACCTCGTTCAGTTTGGTATATCTTTCACAGATACAAAACTGCACGTTGAGGATCCTGAAAGTAAAGAGTTCAAAGAAGATATCGAGAAATTCTTTGCGATTTGTCGCATCGTGAAAGGTGTCAAAGGTTTAAAAATAGGTGCCATAGGTGCTAGACCAGCCGCTTTCAATACAGTCAGGTTCAGCGAGAAAATACTGGAGAAGTATGGGATCAGCGTGGTGACGGTAGATCTGTCAGAAATCATCGCGCGCGCCAAATCTTTTGAATCGAAATCCGAGAGGGTAAAACACGAACTTGAGAAACTTCGCACAACCTTCAACGTTAAGAATGTTCCAAGTGAAGCTTTAGAGAGAATGGCACGCCTTGCTGCAGCCATAAACGAGTGGATAGAGAACAACGGGGTAAAAGCCATGGCGTTGCAGTGCTGGACGGCACTAGAAATGCTCTACGGTGTGGTTCCATGCGCCGTGATGAGTCTCTTATCTGAATCTCTATTACCGAGCGCTTGTGAAACCGACGTCATGGGAGCGCTCTCCATGTACGTCCTTCAACTTGCTTCGGGAAAACCTTCTGCACTGATGGATTGGAACAACAATTACGGTGATGATCCAGACAAAGCCGTCATGTTCCATTGTAGCAATCTGCCAGTATCGTTCTTCCAGAGTTGTGAGATGTCTTACCAGCAAATCATTGCAGGCACAGTTGGCGCTGAGAACGCGTACGGTACATGTGTTGGTAGGATCTCACCCGGTCCAGCAACTTTTCTGAGACTTTCATCATTTGACACAGAAGGTATCATCGCAGGTTTTGTAGCTGAAGGAGAATTCACCGACGATCCAATAGAAACGTTTGGAGGTTATGGTGTTGCAAAAATAAACAATTTAAGATCATTGCTCCATTTGATAGTCAAATACGGTTTTGAGCACCACGTAGCTGTGAGTAAGAGCTTGGTCAAAGATGCAGTCATTGAAGCACTGGAGAACTATCTCAACTGGGAGATCTTCACAATTGGTGAATGCTCATGCCATCGTGAGGAGGTATGAGCTGTGTATTTGATTGGTACTGACATAGGAACGCAGGGGACAAAATCCGTCCTTGTGAACGAAAAGGGGAAGGTTCTCTCCGAAGCCACGAGAGAATACGATGTGATAACACCGAAACCGAACTGGGCTGAAGTATGGCCCGATGTGTGGGTCAAAGCAGCTTTTGAGACGATAAAGGAAGTCATCGAAAGAGCGAACGTTCCAAAGAAGAACATCGCTGGTATCGCTATCAGTGGTTTGTACGGTGGTTCTGGCATTCCCGTCGACAGAAACATGGAACCGTTACGGCCTTGTTTGATATGGATGGACAGACGTGCGGTTCGGGAAACCGAGTGGGTCAAGGAGAATGTACCGAAGGACTTGATCTTTTCGATAACTGGAAATTATGTTGATTCTTATTATGGTTTCACCAAAATCATGTGGATAAGAAACAACGAACCCGAGATTTGGAAAAAAGTCTACAAATTCGTCACTCCGAAGGATTACGTTATTCATCGAATGACCGGGTGCCTTGCCATAGATTATTCCTCTGCTGGTAATCTTGGAGGCGTGTTCGATGTAAAAAAGCTCAATTGGTCCAAAGAAATGTGCGACATTTTGGGCATACCTATGGAATATCTGCCAGAAAGGATAGTCAAGTCTTCCGAAGTGGTTGGAAAAGTCAAGCGGGAAGTTTCACAGCTCTGTGGGTTGTTGGAGGGTACGCCCGTCGTTGCTGGAGGTATAGATGCACCGGTGGCACAACTTTCCGCTGGGGCACTCGAAGAAGGAGAGCACGTCGCGATGGTTGGTACATCAACGTGTTGGGGTACTGTACACGATGGGAGTAAGCTTGCTTTCGGATTGGTCAGTTACCCATACGTCGTGTACGACACTGAGAGGATATA
This window contains:
- a CDS encoding FGGY-family carbohydrate kinase, whose amino-acid sequence is MYLIGTDIGTQGTKSVLVNEKGKVLSEATREYDVITPKPNWAEVWPDVWVKAAFETIKEVIERANVPKKNIAGIAISGLYGGSGIPVDRNMEPLRPCLIWMDRRAVRETEWVKENVPKDLIFSITGNYVDSYYGFTKIMWIRNNEPEIWKKVYKFVTPKDYVIHRMTGCLAIDYSSAGNLGGVFDVKKLNWSKEMCDILGIPMEYLPERIVKSSEVVGKVKREVSQLCGLLEGTPVVAGGIDAPVAQLSAGALEEGEHVAMVGTSTCWGTVHDGSKLAFGLVSYPYVVYDTERIYTFGGSATTGALARWFKEQFAESETVVGERIGVSPYQLLDEEVKRVPPGSDGIVVLPYFMGERSPIWDPSARGVIFGVTLYHKRSHIYRALMEAGAYALRHNIEAGLKAGLKLNEECWIVGGVAKSSVWVKIFADVTGFKMRQVETLVEAPFGDAFLAGLGTGVIDKPERIKEWVKYKKPIEPEPENKKIYDKYYEIYLKLYENTKKLMQEL
- a CDS encoding alpha-N-arabinofuranosidase, translated to MPYQIVVKKSKVLGPVSKYIYGHFIEHLGRCIYGGIYDENSPLSDERGFRRDVLESVKKIRVSILRWPGGNFASNYHWEDGIGPKASRPVRFDLAWQREESNRFGTDEFIEYCREIGAEPYICINMGTGTLDEALRWLEYCNGKGNTYYAQLRTKFGHSEPYDVKFWGIGNEMYGEWQIGHMKAEEYARKAREYAKWMKVFDPSIKTILVGCDDPTWNLEVLNTAGDIMDYISYHFYTGCEDYYGTVATVYLLKERLLGLKKLIDMSRARRKDIIKIALDEWNVWYRVVDNQLEEPYEFKDGIFVCGVLITLQKMSDIVPIANLAQLVNVLGAIHTEKSGLYLTPVYKAFELIVNHSGSMLVETHVESETYDVESVMFFNKTPFSLSNVPYLDASATISEDGKKLYVTVINYKKDEALRVPIKVEGVDKRIAKMYTLTGPDVHARNSFENPDVVSILEEAILVDENFNLTLRPSSCSVIEMNLV
- a CDS encoding L-fucose/L-arabinose isomerase family protein translates to MQARTTVGLLVGNRGFFPGSLVEEGRKRILKVLNEMGANVITLSPADTKYGAVENLKDAEKCAKLFRDHADKIDGIIVTLPNFGDEGSAALAIRMSGLDVPVLVHAFADELGKMDVSHRRDSFCGKISLCNNLVQFGISFTDTKLHVEDPESKEFKEDIEKFFAICRIVKGVKGLKIGAIGARPAAFNTVRFSEKILEKYGISVVTVDLSEIIARAKSFESKSERVKHELEKLRTTFNVKNVPSEALERMARLAAAINEWIENNGVKAMALQCWTALEMLYGVVPCAVMSLLSESLLPSACETDVMGALSMYVLQLASGKPSALMDWNNNYGDDPDKAVMFHCSNLPVSFFQSCEMSYQQIIAGTVGAENAYGTCVGRISPGPATFLRLSSFDTEGIIAGFVAEGEFTDDPIETFGGYGVAKINNLRSLLHLIVKYGFEHHVAVSKSLVKDAVIEALENYLNWEIFTIGECSCHREEV
- a CDS encoding L-ribulose-5-phosphate 4-epimerase; translated protein: MYEVEKKQLYEAHLALEKYGLVSYTSGNVSVRVNDHVIIKPSGVPYSQLKPEDFVVVDLSGNVIEASKKPSIDTATHLYLYRNVSWARSIVHTHSTFSTVWAVIERPIPVLCTAHADVFGEEIPLTEYASVGSEAIGKAVLKVMGRSGAVLLRKHGVMVLGTSIEDALKKAIFLEEVAKIAYFANLMTIPVPLTNVEVEKLFEQYHSRYGQRRETGS